One Comamonas endophytica DNA window includes the following coding sequences:
- a CDS encoding transposase has translation MARLPRLTLASLPHHIIQRGNNGAEIFADAADCTQMLDLLREMARRFGVDIHAYVLLPSEFQLLATPETDTALPQFMQSVGRSYVRYFNNRHGRSGTLWNGRYRATVIDPGYLLTSMVALDWSPVRAGLVREPADYAWSSYAHNAGLRYTTLVHAHASFWALGNTPFAREAGYKAAVEAGISSEQLESIEQAALRGWALGSPQFVAELQNRTQRRVVRQRAGRPPKVVSNPSA, from the coding sequence ATGGCCCGTCTCCCCCGCCTGACTCTCGCCTCCCTGCCGCACCACATCATCCAGCGCGGCAACAACGGCGCGGAGATCTTTGCCGATGCCGCCGATTGCACGCAGATGCTGGACCTGCTGCGCGAGATGGCAAGGCGCTTTGGCGTCGATATCCACGCCTACGTCCTGCTGCCCAGCGAATTCCAGCTGCTGGCGACCCCCGAGACCGACACCGCGCTGCCGCAGTTCATGCAGTCGGTGGGGCGCAGCTACGTGCGCTACTTCAACAACCGCCACGGCCGCAGCGGCACGCTGTGGAACGGGCGCTACCGGGCCACGGTGATCGACCCGGGCTATCTGCTGACGAGCATGGTGGCGCTGGACTGGAGCCCGGTGCGCGCCGGGCTGGTGCGTGAGCCGGCGGACTATGCCTGGTCCAGCTACGCGCACAACGCCGGTCTGCGCTACACGACTTTGGTCCATGCGCATGCGTCCTTCTGGGCCCTGGGCAACACGCCCTTTGCGCGCGAGGCGGGGTACAAGGCAGCCGTCGAGGCGGGCATTTCCAGCGAGCAGCTGGAGAGCATCGAGCAGGCGGCGTTGCGCGGCTGGGCGCTGGGCTCGCCGCAGTTCGTCGCGGAACTGCAAAACCGCACCCAGCGCCGGGTGGTGCGCCAACGTGCGGGGCGCCCTCCAAAGGTGGTTTCCAACCCTTCTGCTTGA
- a CDS encoding class I SAM-dependent methyltransferase: protein MARPDKQGAKKAPQDPAQQLELRPGQSIELLKALHILTREGKINQDSRRKLKQVYHLYQFIEPLLKELSADGHAVTLADHGAGKSYLGFILYDLFFKALGRGEIYGIETRAPLVEASQALAGQLGFERMRFLNMSVAESTRVESMPERFDVVTALHACDTATDDAIAFGLEKKARAMVIVPCCQAEVAACLRETKALSLTRTPLAELWRHPIHTREMGSQITNVLRCLFLEASGYQVTVTELVGWEHSMKNELIVARYTGNKKRSAAERLQQLLQEFGLDKLAETRFRLPAAKQD from the coding sequence ATGGCGCGGCCGGACAAGCAGGGCGCGAAGAAGGCGCCGCAGGACCCGGCGCAGCAGCTCGAGCTGCGGCCCGGCCAGTCGATAGAGCTGCTCAAGGCGCTGCATATCCTCACGCGCGAGGGAAAGATCAACCAGGACTCGCGCCGCAAGCTCAAGCAGGTCTACCACCTCTATCAGTTCATCGAGCCGCTGCTCAAGGAACTGTCCGCCGATGGGCATGCCGTCACGCTGGCGGACCATGGCGCGGGCAAGTCCTATCTGGGCTTCATCCTCTACGACCTGTTCTTCAAGGCACTGGGCCGCGGCGAGATCTACGGCATCGAGACCCGCGCGCCACTGGTCGAGGCTTCGCAGGCGCTGGCCGGGCAGCTGGGTTTCGAGCGCATGCGCTTTCTCAACATGTCGGTGGCCGAATCGACGCGCGTCGAATCCATGCCCGAGCGCTTCGATGTCGTGACCGCGCTGCATGCCTGCGATACGGCGACCGACGATGCGATTGCCTTCGGTCTGGAGAAGAAGGCCCGCGCCATGGTGATCGTGCCGTGCTGCCAGGCCGAGGTCGCCGCCTGCCTGCGCGAGACCAAGGCGCTGAGCCTCACGCGCACGCCGCTGGCCGAGCTCTGGCGCCACCCGATCCATACGCGCGAGATGGGCAGCCAGATCACCAACGTGCTGCGCTGCCTGTTCCTCGAGGCCTCGGGCTATCAGGTCACGGTGACCGAGCTGGTGGGCTGGGAGCACAGCATGAAGAACGAGCTGATCGTGGCGCGCTACACGGGTAACAAGAAGCGCAGTGCGGCCGAGCGGCTGCAACAGTTGCTGCAGGAGTTCGGGTTGGACAAGCTGGCCGAGACGCGGTTCAGGCTGCCGGCGGCCAAGCAGGACTGA
- a CDS encoding DUF1415 domain-containing protein, with the protein MTEFSSAPNLQAYPPELVIEDTQRWLEKAVIGLNLCPFAKAVHVKQQIHYAVSEATDARGVAEQLQQELEDLAEISPEKRDTTLLIVPHALQDFLDFNDFLELADELVEAMDLGGILQVASFHPQFQFEGTEVDDVTNCTNRSPYPILHLLREDSIDKAVEAFPEAEAIYEHNMQTLEKLGIEGWLDLGVGARCPVTGQAARDAK; encoded by the coding sequence ATGACCGAATTCTCCTCCGCGCCCAACCTGCAGGCCTATCCCCCCGAGCTGGTGATCGAAGACACGCAGCGCTGGCTGGAAAAGGCGGTCATCGGGCTGAACCTGTGCCCCTTTGCCAAGGCGGTGCATGTCAAGCAGCAGATCCACTACGCGGTCAGCGAGGCCACCGATGCGCGCGGCGTGGCCGAGCAACTGCAGCAGGAGCTCGAGGACCTGGCCGAGATCTCGCCGGAAAAGCGCGACACCACCTTGCTGATCGTGCCGCACGCGCTGCAGGACTTCCTCGATTTCAACGACTTCCTGGAGCTGGCCGACGAGCTGGTCGAGGCCATGGACCTGGGCGGCATCCTGCAGGTCGCGTCGTTCCATCCGCAGTTCCAGTTCGAGGGCACGGAGGTCGACGACGTGACCAACTGCACCAACCGCTCGCCCTATCCGATCCTGCACCTGCTGCGCGAGGACAGCATCGACAAGGCCGTCGAGGCCTTCCCCGAGGCCGAGGCGATCTACGAGCACAACATGCAGACGCTGGAGAAGCTGGGCATCGAAGGCTGGCTGGACCTGGGCGTGGGCGCGCGCTGCCCGGTCACCGGCCAGGCGGCCAGGGACGCCAAGTAA
- a CDS encoding deoxyguanosinetriphosphate triphosphohydrolase, with protein MKQMNLPKDASLARWASKPADTRGRLHAEAPAPTRSDHQRDRDRIVHSSAFRRLVYKTQVFLNHEGDLFRTRLTHSLEVAQLGRSIARSLRLNEDLVEAICLAHDLGHTPFGHAGQDALNECMRDWGGFEHNLQSLRVVDRLEERYPGFDGLNLTFETREGILKHCSQANARRIEQREPGGIAQRFLRGEQPSLEAQLCNLADEIAYNAHDVDDGVRSGLISMEQLQAVPLFARYHALTLAQHPGLAARPHGARRLLYDTIRRMLSDQVYDVVAATETRLAEVDPADAQAVRTAGPLVGFSAQMRAESTALKRFLFQNLYRHPQVVQTTELAQTVVRELFAIYLERPQEMKPRFAERAQEAADATALARVACDFVAGMTDRYAAREHARLTGRQLLA; from the coding sequence ATGAAGCAAATGAATTTGCCCAAGGATGCAAGCCTCGCCCGCTGGGCCAGCAAACCTGCGGACACGCGCGGCCGCCTGCATGCCGAGGCACCCGCACCCACGCGCTCCGACCACCAGCGCGACCGCGACCGCATCGTGCACTCTTCGGCCTTCCGCCGGCTGGTCTACAAGACCCAGGTGTTCCTGAACCATGAAGGCGACCTGTTCCGCACGCGGCTCACGCATTCGCTGGAGGTCGCGCAGCTCGGCCGCTCGATCGCGCGCTCGCTGCGGCTGAACGAGGATCTGGTCGAGGCCATCTGCCTGGCGCACGACCTGGGCCACACGCCCTTCGGCCACGCGGGCCAGGACGCGCTCAACGAATGCATGCGTGACTGGGGCGGCTTCGAGCACAACCTGCAGAGCCTGCGCGTGGTCGACCGGCTGGAGGAGCGCTACCCCGGCTTCGACGGCCTGAACCTGACTTTCGAGACACGCGAGGGCATTCTCAAGCATTGCTCGCAGGCCAACGCCAGGCGCATCGAGCAGCGCGAGCCCGGCGGCATCGCCCAGCGCTTCCTGCGCGGGGAGCAGCCTTCGCTCGAGGCCCAGCTGTGCAACCTGGCCGACGAGATCGCCTACAACGCCCACGATGTCGACGACGGCGTGCGCTCCGGCCTGATCAGCATGGAGCAACTGCAGGCCGTGCCGCTGTTCGCGCGCTACCACGCGCTGACGCTGGCCCAGCACCCCGGCCTGGCGGCACGGCCGCATGGGGCGCGCCGGCTGCTCTACGACACCATCCGCCGCATGCTCAGCGACCAGGTCTATGACGTGGTGGCGGCCACCGAAACGCGTCTGGCCGAGGTCGATCCCGCCGATGCGCAAGCGGTGCGCACGGCCGGCCCGCTGGTGGGCTTCAGCGCCCAGATGCGCGCCGAGTCCACCGCGCTCAAGCGCTTCCTGTTCCAGAACCTGTACCGCCACCCGCAGGTGGTGCAGACCACCGAGCTGGCGCAGACCGTGGTGCGCGAGCTGTTTGCGATCTACCTAGAGCGGCCCCAGGAAATGAAGCCGCGCTTTGCCGAGCGCGCGCAGGAGGCGGCGGATGCCACGGCGCTGGCGCGCGTGGCCTGCGACTTCGTGGCCGGCATGACCGACCGCTATGCGGCACGCGAGCATGCGCGCCTCACGGGCCGCCAGCTGCTGGCTTGA
- the aroB gene encoding 3-dehydroquinate synthase yields the protein MDLRALAACRHQVDIDLGERSYPIVIGSGLLSDPAVFAGLPKARAALIVTNTTVAPLYAAQLQAALAPHYAQVHTVALPDGEAHKDWQTLNQIFDTLLGQGCDRKTVLFALGGGVVGDMTGFAAACYMRGVPFVQVPTTLLSQVDSSVGGKTAINHPLGKNMIGAFYQPQLVVCDLDTLATLPARELAAGLAEVIKYGPIADMEFMGWLEDNLDALLAGDRDALAHAVKRSVEIKAWVVSQDEREGGLRAVLNFGHTFGHAMEAGMGYGVWLHGEGVAAGMVMAARLSRRLGLVDEEFVQRLVTLIARAGLPTRGAVIASRDNAGHYLQHMRVDKKAEGGEIRFVLIDGPGKALVRSAPDSLVREIIDTCCH from the coding sequence ATGGATCTGCGCGCATTGGCAGCTTGCCGGCACCAGGTGGATATCGATTTGGGCGAGCGCTCCTACCCGATCGTGATTGGCAGCGGCCTGCTGTCCGACCCCGCGGTCTTCGCCGGCCTGCCCAAGGCGCGCGCCGCGCTGATCGTGACCAACACCACCGTGGCGCCGCTCTATGCCGCGCAGCTGCAGGCGGCGCTGGCGCCGCATTACGCCCAGGTCCACACCGTGGCGCTGCCCGACGGCGAGGCGCACAAGGATTGGCAGACGCTGAACCAGATCTTCGACACCCTGCTGGGCCAGGGCTGCGACCGCAAGACGGTGCTGTTCGCGCTCGGCGGCGGTGTGGTCGGCGACATGACCGGGTTCGCCGCGGCCTGCTACATGCGCGGCGTGCCCTTCGTGCAGGTGCCGACCACCCTGCTGTCGCAGGTCGACTCCTCGGTGGGCGGCAAGACCGCCATCAACCACCCGCTGGGCAAGAACATGATCGGCGCGTTCTACCAGCCGCAGCTCGTGGTCTGCGACCTCGACACGCTGGCCACGCTGCCGGCGCGCGAGCTGGCGGCGGGCCTGGCCGAGGTCATCAAGTACGGCCCGATCGCCGACATGGAGTTCATGGGCTGGCTCGAGGACAACCTCGATGCGCTGCTCGCCGGGGACCGCGACGCGCTGGCGCATGCCGTCAAGCGCAGCGTGGAGATCAAGGCCTGGGTCGTGAGCCAGGACGAACGCGAGGGCGGCCTGCGCGCCGTGCTCAACTTCGGCCACACCTTCGGCCACGCGATGGAAGCCGGCATGGGCTACGGCGTGTGGCTGCATGGCGAGGGCGTGGCCGCGGGCATGGTCATGGCCGCGCGCCTGTCGCGCCGCCTGGGGCTGGTGGACGAGGAATTCGTGCAGCGCCTGGTGACGCTGATCGCGCGCGCCGGCCTGCCCACGCGCGGCGCGGTCATTGCCAGCCGCGACAACGCCGGCCACTACCTGCAGCACATGCGCGTGGACAAGAAGGCCGAGGGCGGCGAGATCCGCTTCGTGCTGATCGATGGGCCGGGCAAGGCGCTGGTGCGCTCGGCGCCGGATTCGCTGGTGCGCGAGATCATCGATACCTGCTGCCATTAA
- a CDS encoding shikimate kinase, translating into MYTLIGLPGSGKTTIGRQLAQLWGMGFVDSDQVMEQRLGCTIAAYFAEHGEAAFRDVEQQVIDEITAAPQPLLLSTGGGVVLREANRQHLHERTTVFYLQAAPEDIARRLRNDGTRPLLKGQDPGVRLRELMQQRHALYLATAHYTIKTARLSVTQVVRKLAMQAELGEYDLPAPHGGAMATPPR; encoded by the coding sequence ATGTATACATTGATCGGCCTTCCAGGCAGCGGAAAAACCACCATTGGCAGGCAGCTGGCGCAGCTCTGGGGCATGGGCTTCGTCGATTCCGACCAGGTGATGGAGCAGCGCCTGGGCTGCACCATCGCGGCCTATTTCGCCGAGCATGGCGAGGCGGCGTTCCGCGATGTGGAGCAGCAGGTCATCGACGAGATCACGGCCGCGCCGCAGCCGCTGCTGCTGTCCACCGGCGGCGGTGTGGTGCTGCGCGAGGCCAACCGCCAGCACCTGCATGAGCGCACGACGGTGTTCTACCTGCAGGCCGCGCCCGAGGACATCGCGCGGCGCCTGCGCAACGACGGCACGCGGCCGCTGCTCAAGGGCCAGGACCCGGGGGTGCGCCTGCGCGAGCTGATGCAGCAGCGCCACGCGCTGTACCTGGCCACCGCGCATTACACGATCAAGACCGCGCGGCTGTCGGTGACGCAGGTGGTGCGCAAGCTGGCGATGCAGGCCGAGCTGGGCGAATACGACCTGCCCGCGCCCCATGGCGGCGCGATGGCCACGCCGCCGCGGTAG